In one window of Tellurirhabdus rosea DNA:
- a CDS encoding glycosyltransferase family 4 protein has translation MNGKLSIGKDVPSFKQYFGNFSYRFRYSIYEAVYKNATGKTLHEKELLKAHEEFKPDMWYINTIVMPEYAQLAIKLGVPYAVHVHELPQEYDFQPYEGFRQMLDHAIVRLCASETVVENLNDMGYEAVVMHGLINVEDIQVKQDRAELRRKLGIPENAFVWLMSGAWSPRKGFDYMPQLLRHLPQDTYFVWMGSARKTAYTYYVERYTKQFRQNVIFLTEQAEHYYDYFNCCDGFALTSREDSYPIVMREAAVLGKPIVGFSSGGITEFVKPGMGEVVEGFNVREMAAAMQRVMTGETPVSETVLRNAITPDLMRKQGQRWSQVLEKAMNRTPTSDPLLSVAQ, from the coding sequence ATGAATGGTAAATTATCGATTGGCAAAGACGTACCTTCCTTCAAACAGTATTTCGGCAACTTTTCCTATCGGTTCCGGTACTCGATTTATGAGGCGGTTTACAAAAACGCTACCGGCAAAACGCTGCACGAGAAGGAACTGCTGAAAGCCCATGAGGAATTCAAGCCGGATATGTGGTACATCAATACCATCGTGATGCCGGAATATGCCCAGCTGGCCATCAAGCTCGGCGTCCCCTACGCGGTTCACGTCCACGAACTGCCGCAGGAATATGATTTTCAGCCGTATGAAGGGTTCCGCCAGATGCTCGACCACGCCATTGTCCGGCTCTGCGCCTCCGAAACGGTGGTCGAAAACCTCAACGATATGGGCTACGAAGCGGTGGTCATGCACGGGCTGATCAACGTGGAAGACATTCAGGTCAAACAGGACCGGGCCGAACTGCGCCGCAAACTCGGTATTCCGGAGAACGCTTTTGTGTGGCTGATGTCGGGCGCCTGGTCGCCCCGGAAAGGCTTCGATTACATGCCACAACTGCTCCGGCATCTGCCCCAGGATACTTATTTTGTGTGGATGGGTTCCGCCCGTAAAACGGCTTATACCTATTACGTCGAGCGCTACACCAAACAGTTCCGGCAGAACGTCATTTTCCTGACCGAACAGGCCGAGCATTATTACGACTACTTCAACTGCTGCGACGGGTTCGCCCTCACGTCCCGCGAAGATTCCTACCCGATTGTGATGCGGGAAGCGGCCGTGCTGGGCAAGCCCATTGTCGGCTTCAGTTCGGGAGGCATTACGGAGTTTGTCAAGCCGGGGATGGGCGAGGTCGTGGAAGGCTTCAACGTCCGGGAAATGGCGGCGGCCATGCAGCGGGTCATGACGGGCGAAACGCCGGTCAGCGAAACGGTCCTGCGCAACGCCATCACGCCCGACCTGATGCGGAAGCAGGGACAGCGCTGGTCTCAGGTCCTCGAAAAGGCCATGAACCGCACCCCGACCTCCGATCCGCTGCTGTCGGTCGCTCAATAG
- a CDS encoding YebC/PmpR family DNA-binding transcriptional regulator: MGRAFEYRKARKFKRWGMMAKTFTKIGKDIALAVKSGGPDPESNGRLRAIIQNAKAANMPKENVERAIKKASSKEQEDYKEITYEGYAPHGVAVVIETATDNHNRTVANIRSYFNKLGGSLGTSGMLDFMFDRKCVFRIAAADVDLEELELEMIDYGADELMLDEESGEIVIYGDFTAFGAIQKFLEEKKFDIRQAEFERIANDYKELSEEEAADVEKLLEKIEEDEDVLNVYHNMK, from the coding sequence ATGGGACGCGCATTTGAATACCGTAAAGCCAGGAAATTCAAACGGTGGGGCATGATGGCGAAGACCTTCACCAAAATTGGAAAAGACATTGCTCTGGCCGTGAAAAGCGGCGGGCCGGACCCCGAATCCAACGGGCGTCTGCGGGCAATCATCCAGAACGCGAAGGCGGCCAACATGCCCAAGGAAAACGTTGAACGGGCCATCAAGAAAGCCTCATCCAAAGAGCAGGAGGATTACAAGGAGATCACCTACGAAGGATACGCCCCGCACGGCGTAGCGGTGGTGATCGAAACGGCCACCGACAATCACAACCGGACGGTCGCCAACATCCGCAGCTATTTCAACAAACTGGGCGGGTCGCTCGGCACCTCGGGCATGCTCGATTTCATGTTCGACCGGAAATGCGTGTTCCGGATTGCCGCGGCGGACGTTGACCTGGAAGAACTGGAGCTGGAAATGATCGACTACGGCGCCGACGAACTGATGCTGGACGAAGAGTCCGGCGAAATTGTGATCTACGGCGACTTCACCGCTTTTGGAGCCATCCAGAAATTCCTCGAAGAAAAGAAGTTTGACATCAGGCAGGCCGAATTTGAGCGGATTGCCAACGACTACAAGGAATTATCCGAAGAAGAAGCCGCCGACGTGGAAAAACTGCTCGAAAAAATCGAGGAAGACGAAGACGTGCTGAACGTATACCACAATATGAAATGA
- the lysA gene encoding diaminopimelate decarboxylase, with the protein MQLIDNRYQIQGVDVLSIAEEFGLPLYVYDAEKIVEKIGLLRSAFAGVNLKIKYAAKALTNVAILKLMRSRGVELDVVSFNEARLGLLAGFEPGQMMFTPSVNSTDEIREAIEAGLQINADSLPLLEWLGQQYGSQIPVCIRVNPHISEGGNIKISTGHADSKFGISIEQRAEMRAVVQKYGIPVVGLHIHTGSDFKSAGAFLKGAEVLFDLAADYPDLRFLDFGSGFKVAYREGDYVTDVEELGRQVSAAFRDFCDRYGRPLELWFEPGKFLVSESGVLLVPVNVVKENPTRTFVGVDSGLNHLIRPMMYDAYHDIVNVSNPLGTPQTYTVVGYICETDTFGTDRLLGEVRPGDVLALKNAGAYGFSMSSNYNARVRPAEVLVYEGQAHLIRRRETFEDLLSTLVPMEFEEEIIVK; encoded by the coding sequence ATGCAGTTGATTGATAACCGCTATCAGATTCAGGGCGTGGATGTCCTGTCGATAGCCGAGGAATTCGGCCTGCCGTTGTACGTGTACGACGCCGAAAAGATTGTGGAAAAAATCGGTCTGCTCCGGTCTGCTTTTGCCGGGGTCAACCTGAAGATAAAATACGCCGCAAAGGCACTGACCAACGTGGCGATTCTGAAACTGATGCGGAGCCGGGGCGTCGAACTGGACGTGGTGTCGTTCAACGAAGCACGGCTGGGCCTGCTGGCGGGTTTCGAGCCGGGCCAGATGATGTTTACGCCGAGCGTGAATTCGACGGACGAAATCCGCGAAGCCATCGAAGCCGGACTGCAAATCAACGCCGACAGCCTGCCCCTGCTCGAATGGCTGGGCCAGCAGTACGGCAGCCAGATTCCGGTCTGCATCCGCGTCAATCCGCACATCTCCGAAGGAGGCAACATCAAAATTTCGACCGGTCATGCCGATTCGAAGTTCGGCATCTCCATCGAACAGCGGGCCGAGATGCGGGCCGTGGTGCAGAAATACGGCATCCCCGTCGTGGGGCTGCATATCCATACCGGGTCGGATTTCAAAAGCGCCGGAGCGTTCCTGAAAGGAGCCGAGGTGCTGTTTGACCTGGCTGCGGATTACCCGGACCTGCGTTTCCTGGATTTCGGCAGCGGCTTCAAGGTCGCTTACCGCGAAGGCGACTACGTGACGGATGTGGAAGAACTCGGTCGGCAGGTGTCCGCCGCTTTCCGGGATTTCTGCGACCGCTACGGCCGCCCGCTGGAACTCTGGTTCGAACCGGGTAAATTTCTGGTCAGCGAAAGCGGCGTGCTGCTGGTGCCGGTCAACGTCGTGAAGGAAAACCCGACCCGGACCTTCGTCGGCGTGGACTCCGGCCTGAATCACCTTATCCGGCCGATGATGTACGACGCCTACCACGACATCGTGAACGTGTCGAACCCGTTGGGGACGCCCCAGACCTACACGGTCGTCGGCTACATCTGCGAGACGGACACCTTCGGCACCGACCGGCTGCTGGGCGAAGTGCGGCCCGGCGACGTGCTGGCGCTGAAAAATGCCGGGGCCTACGGCTTCAGCATGAGTTCGAACTACAACGCCCGGGTCCGTCCGGCCGAAGTGCTGGTCTACGAAGGCCAGGCCCACCTGATCCGTCGCCGCGAAACGTTCGAGGATCTGCTCTCGACGCTGGTGCCGATGGAGTTTGAAGAAGAAATTATTGTCAAATAG
- a CDS encoding RNA polymerase sigma factor produces the protein MKHSYPPLSEERLVEQLRQRNEQAFHQLYDQYSPALYGVVCRIVREEEIARDVLQDAFVKIWRNIGSYDASKGRLFTWLLNIARNTAIDSLRTSHPAESIQNGDNVVYTIDRQVHTTQPNPDHMDVSDKVGQLKPERQELIDLVYFKGYTHEEAADLLGLPLGTVKTRVRAALQDLKKIFKR, from the coding sequence TTGAAACATTCCTATCCTCCACTCTCCGAAGAACGCCTGGTCGAGCAGCTCAGGCAACGGAACGAGCAGGCATTTCATCAGCTATACGACCAGTACAGTCCGGCCCTCTACGGAGTCGTCTGCCGGATTGTGCGTGAAGAAGAGATCGCCCGCGACGTCCTGCAGGACGCGTTTGTCAAGATCTGGCGTAATATCGGTTCCTACGATGCTTCAAAAGGCCGCCTCTTCACCTGGCTGCTGAATATTGCCCGGAATACGGCCATCGATTCGCTTCGTACCTCCCATCCGGCAGAGTCAATCCAAAACGGGGATAATGTCGTATATACAATTGACCGACAAGTGCATACTACCCAGCCGAATCCGGACCATATGGATGTGTCGGATAAGGTCGGTCAGCTGAAGCCCGAACGGCAGGAACTCATTGATCTGGTGTATTTTAAAGGCTATACCCATGAAGAAGCAGCAGACCTGCTCGGCCTGCCTCTTGGGACCGTCAAAACCCGTGTACGAGCCGCTTTGCAGGATTTGAAAAAGATATTCAAGCGATGA
- a CDS encoding anti-sigma factor, whose product MNIQEYIESGILEAYVLGTVSPQEKREVECLSGIYPEIQQELDDLSVAMEQYALTLRRDPPAVIKENLLKQLDFQTPQEDKAVPVVAASEGMEAEAETPVRPLWGPNSRPTYRFSWVVAASTGLALLFFSLYLLSQLRDSQQTVSELRSSNETLQQDFRRVQVQQQRSEQTLALVRRPGTRLIRLDPVAQDQAKAVTLFWNPQSGEVQLEVDSLVRPPEFMQYQLWAIVDGKPVDAGVFEIDDWQHLVRTQKAFPRADAFAITVEKRGGSPTPTMSTMVVLGKTNA is encoded by the coding sequence ATGAACATTCAGGAATACATAGAGTCCGGTATTCTGGAAGCGTATGTGCTCGGAACCGTCAGCCCGCAGGAGAAACGCGAGGTGGAATGCCTTTCCGGCATCTACCCCGAAATCCAGCAGGAACTCGACGACCTCTCCGTGGCTATGGAGCAGTACGCCCTGACCCTGCGCCGCGACCCGCCCGCCGTTATTAAGGAAAACTTGCTCAAACAACTGGACTTTCAGACTCCTCAGGAAGACAAGGCCGTGCCAGTAGTGGCCGCTTCCGAGGGAATGGAAGCTGAAGCCGAAACGCCCGTCCGTCCGCTCTGGGGGCCCAACTCCCGACCCACTTACCGTTTCAGCTGGGTCGTGGCAGCATCCACGGGACTGGCACTGCTGTTTTTCTCGCTCTACCTCCTGTCTCAGTTAAGAGACAGCCAGCAAACCGTTTCAGAATTAAGAAGCAGTAACGAAACCCTGCAACAGGACTTCCGCCGCGTTCAGGTTCAGCAGCAGCGGTCCGAACAGACGCTCGCCCTAGTCCGGCGGCCCGGAACCCGGCTCATCCGGCTGGACCCCGTGGCCCAGGACCAGGCCAAAGCCGTGACGCTTTTCTGGAATCCGCAGTCCGGGGAAGTGCAGCTGGAAGTCGATTCACTGGTGCGCCCGCCCGAGTTCATGCAATACCAGCTCTGGGCGATTGTGGACGGCAAACCGGTCGATGCGGGCGTATTCGAAATTGACGACTGGCAGCACCTGGTCCGGACGCAGAAGGCGTTCCCCCGCGCCGACGCCTTTGCAATCACCGTCGAGAAGCGCGGCGGCAGCCCCACCCCGACCATGAGCACGATGGTGGTCCTGGGAAAAACAAACGCATGA
- the msrB gene encoding peptide-methionine (R)-S-oxide reductase MsrB, with translation MKTKNWLTAFLVTFVVLIGALVWANDAGLNRTDRPQDDPPGKWKVSKTNAEWKRLLTPEQYYILREKGTERAFTSPLNKNKEKGAYHCAACKTPLFASDTKFESGTGWPSFYTYIGKNVVKDRDESLGMVRDEVLCGTCGGHLGHVFDDGPKPTGLRYCINGAALEFVKK, from the coding sequence ATGAAAACAAAAAACTGGTTAACCGCTTTTCTGGTTACGTTTGTGGTGCTCATTGGCGCCCTCGTCTGGGCCAACGACGCCGGCCTTAACAGAACCGACCGACCGCAGGACGACCCGCCCGGCAAGTGGAAAGTCAGCAAGACCAACGCCGAGTGGAAGAGGCTCCTGACGCCCGAGCAGTATTACATTCTGCGCGAAAAAGGCACCGAACGGGCCTTTACCAGCCCGCTGAACAAGAACAAGGAAAAAGGTGCCTACCATTGCGCCGCCTGTAAAACGCCGCTTTTTGCCTCCGACACCAAGTTTGAATCGGGAACGGGCTGGCCGAGCTTTTACACCTACATTGGAAAAAATGTGGTGAAGGACCGAGACGAATCGCTGGGTATGGTCCGCGACGAGGTCCTGTGCGGCACCTGCGGCGGCCACCTCGGTCACGTGTTCGACGATGGCCCCAAGCCCACCGGCCTGCGGTACTGCATCAACGGGGCGGCGCTGGAGTTTGTCAAAAAATAG
- a CDS encoding penicillin-binding protein 1A — protein MSQMGEWLRAFRRGIGAVFGRVGGALFTVFYRLATAIVGKERADSWIGGYRSSRQRVRGRLIGKFDTQSPYFKPIWKLWKATVYFFLAFAFYIFCIETNFLYLSGGMPSVEDLQNPKVAQSSEIYSYDKVLIGKFFTENRTPVEYKDLPPHLINALVATEDIRFYKHSGIDTRSIGRAVFGILTGNREGGGSTITQQLAKNLFKTRRKESRGLLYSVPIVRPIIYKTKEWLTAIKLERNFTKEEILTMYFNTVDFGSNAYGIKTAASTYFSKSTDSLSIQEAAVLVGLQKATTTYNPLIKRNFEKSVNRRNVVIGQMAKYGFLTAGQADSIKALPLKTRFKPDNPYSGPANYFKNAVVDFVKEWGEKNGYDLYTDGLKVYTTIDSRMQNYAEEATAEKMKQLQRTFDNHWRDQQPWRDEDGKVIENFIEKVAQRTERYKSLVAKFPNQPDSVKYYMEEKKNKVPVFSWKNGVDTLLLSPMDSIRYYKRFLQAGMVAMDPHTGFIRAWVGGLDYNFFQYDHVKQGKRQPGSTFKPFVYTTVINDSTINMGPCDRVRDEPFRAEYVENGEEKVWEPKNSVGYFSYSNLTLRRALARSINSVTAHLTNEVATPQKVVATAHAMGIKSSLAAVPSIGLGSSDVSLYEMVAAYCTFANNGVYTEPLLVTRIEDRNGKVIEEFVPERKQAIKEETAFLMLHMLKGGLQEPGGTSQNLWSFDLFAKNNEVGGKTGTTSNNSDGWFIGVTRDLVVGAWVGGDDRSIHFRSTDLGEGAKTALPLVGRFLEKVYDDKSVGLYQGPFPKPGITITKDYMNCGGGYDEEEGNDDESDSTDVDSPASDSLDIEAPPTLPAEAPDTTGTR, from the coding sequence ATGAGTCAAATGGGGGAATGGCTTCGGGCCTTCCGGCGTGGAATTGGGGCAGTTTTCGGACGAGTGGGCGGTGCGCTTTTCACCGTCTTTTACCGCCTTGCTACCGCCATTGTCGGAAAGGAACGGGCTGATTCGTGGATTGGCGGCTACCGCTCCTCCCGGCAACGGGTTCGGGGTCGTCTTATTGGTAAATTTGATACCCAGTCACCGTATTTCAAGCCCATCTGGAAACTCTGGAAGGCTACCGTTTACTTCTTTCTTGCCTTTGCCTTTTACATCTTCTGCATTGAGACCAATTTCCTGTATCTGAGCGGAGGTATGCCGAGCGTGGAAGATCTGCAAAACCCTAAAGTAGCGCAGTCTTCGGAGATTTACTCTTACGACAAAGTCCTGATTGGCAAGTTCTTCACCGAGAACCGGACGCCCGTTGAATACAAGGACCTGCCGCCGCACCTGATCAACGCGCTGGTCGCTACGGAAGACATCCGGTTCTACAAACACTCGGGCATCGACACCCGGAGCATCGGGCGGGCGGTGTTCGGCATTCTGACCGGCAACCGCGAAGGCGGCGGCAGTACCATCACCCAGCAGCTGGCCAAGAACCTCTTCAAAACCCGCCGTAAGGAATCACGGGGGCTGCTGTACAGTGTTCCGATTGTCCGGCCGATTATTTACAAGACAAAGGAATGGCTGACGGCCATCAAGCTCGAACGGAATTTCACGAAAGAGGAAATCCTGACGATGTATTTCAACACCGTCGATTTCGGCAGCAACGCCTACGGCATCAAAACGGCCGCCAGCACCTATTTCAGCAAATCGACCGACAGCCTCAGCATCCAGGAAGCCGCCGTGCTGGTGGGTCTGCAAAAGGCCACCACGACCTACAACCCGCTCATCAAGCGGAATTTTGAGAAGTCCGTAAACCGGCGGAACGTCGTGATCGGGCAGATGGCCAAATATGGCTTTCTGACCGCCGGCCAGGCCGATTCCATCAAGGCCCTGCCGCTCAAAACCCGCTTCAAACCCGACAATCCGTACTCGGGTCCGGCCAACTATTTCAAGAATGCCGTCGTCGATTTTGTCAAGGAATGGGGCGAGAAAAACGGCTACGACCTCTACACCGACGGGCTGAAAGTCTACACCACCATCGACTCCCGCATGCAGAATTATGCCGAAGAAGCGACCGCCGAAAAGATGAAGCAGCTGCAGCGGACCTTCGACAACCACTGGCGGGATCAGCAACCGTGGCGGGACGAAGACGGCAAGGTGATCGAAAACTTCATCGAAAAAGTGGCCCAGCGGACCGAACGTTACAAGTCGCTGGTCGCCAAATTCCCGAACCAGCCGGACTCGGTGAAGTATTACATGGAAGAGAAGAAAAACAAGGTGCCGGTGTTTTCGTGGAAAAACGGCGTGGACACCCTCCTGCTCTCTCCGATGGATTCCATCCGGTATTACAAACGCTTCCTGCAGGCGGGCATGGTGGCGATGGACCCGCATACGGGCTTCATCCGGGCGTGGGTCGGCGGGCTGGATTACAACTTCTTCCAGTACGACCACGTCAAGCAGGGCAAACGCCAGCCGGGTTCCACCTTCAAGCCGTTCGTCTACACCACGGTCATCAACGACTCGACCATCAACATGGGCCCCTGTGATCGGGTTCGGGATGAGCCATTCCGGGCCGAGTACGTCGAAAACGGGGAAGAGAAAGTCTGGGAGCCGAAAAACTCGGTCGGTTACTTTTCGTATTCCAACCTGACGCTGCGCCGGGCGCTGGCCCGGTCAATCAACTCGGTCACGGCCCACCTGACCAACGAGGTTGCTACGCCGCAGAAGGTCGTGGCGACGGCCCACGCAATGGGCATCAAGAGTTCGCTGGCGGCGGTGCCGTCCATCGGGCTGGGTTCGTCGGACGTGTCGCTGTACGAAATGGTGGCGGCCTACTGCACCTTTGCCAACAACGGCGTATATACCGAACCGCTGCTGGTGACCCGCATCGAGGACCGCAATGGGAAGGTGATCGAAGAATTTGTGCCCGAGCGCAAACAGGCCATCAAGGAAGAAACGGCCTTTCTGATGCTGCACATGCTGAAAGGCGGCCTGCAGGAACCGGGCGGAACGTCGCAGAACCTGTGGTCGTTCGACCTGTTTGCCAAAAACAACGAAGTCGGCGGCAAAACGGGCACGACTTCCAACAACTCCGACGGCTGGTTTATCGGCGTCACCCGCGACCTCGTAGTCGGGGCCTGGGTAGGCGGCGACGACCGCAGCATCCACTTCCGCTCCACCGATCTCGGCGAAGGGGCCAAAACGGCGCTGCCGCTGGTCGGGCGTTTTCTGGAAAAAGTATACGACGACAAATCCGTCGGGCTTTACCAGGGGCCGTTCCCCAAACCGGGTATTACCATCACGAAAGACTACATGAACTGCGGCGGCGGGTACGACGAAGAGGAAGGCAATGACGACGAGTCCGATTCGACCGACGTTGACAGCCCCGCGTCCGACTCGCTGGACATTGAGGCGCCGCCCACCCTGCCCGCCGAGGCACCGGACACGACCGGGACGAGGTAG
- a CDS encoding helix-turn-helix domain-containing protein, whose product MLLSQTLRQLRLKSKLSQEIISERLGISQSTYCNWESGKSLPNARSLSQLAQLFGVPVTELIPGDLQEKLQTDSSPKSEATYTAQQLYQALTDSQQAQILLLQQRVQQLEAENEALRRELNRQAPKTDNDCQ is encoded by the coding sequence ATGCTACTTAGTCAGACCCTGCGGCAACTCCGGCTGAAGAGTAAACTATCTCAGGAAATTATCTCCGAACGGCTTGGTATTTCGCAAAGTACCTATTGTAACTGGGAAAGTGGTAAATCCCTGCCTAATGCCCGTTCTCTTTCCCAATTGGCACAGCTCTTTGGTGTGCCCGTGACCGAGTTGATTCCCGGCGACCTGCAGGAGAAACTTCAAACCGATTCGTCACCCAAAAGTGAGGCTACTTATACCGCCCAGCAACTGTATCAGGCCCTCACCGACTCACAACAGGCGCAAATACTCTTGCTACAGCAGCGCGTGCAGCAGCTCGAAGCCGAGAACGAAGCCCTGCGTCGGGAGTTGAACAGGCAAGCCCCCAAAACTGATAACGATTGTCAATAA
- a CDS encoding glycosyltransferase, whose translation MAGFFGTLPQDNAAAVLDTSRVQPTEKPVVLILPASIRSHVLPSLFLADQLAQQYDVVYAVTNDIIADIVTQNGYRVVRNSEWRVGYHQESGFLASRKQKLTYRRLLKAYRSSEVYAFRQRELYALIDQLKPVSVLIDLFTCTDFWVMHPRRAEFSLLFFNPMPSTYRVAGFPAVSEGIWPTSPVWTPPKTSCHKTLADWLRHPKAALLRHTVVRQQKHLQQLAQSLPDFPVAPDGTVTLLLANVPEILLAPIAFEFSPQIRKPNQHYLGLCMREHRQDTELDPAFAAAWPQIKSGLSKGQRLIYCSFGTFYQGPDRTLLTFIESLLEVVSSLENVQLVCSVNHLVIQTVRAWHRQPGNVWFFSRVPQLQVLQQADIFITHGGFGSIKESIYYEVPMLVYPLDPHYDQPGNALKVAHHGLGLRGVFHTEGTIQLRDKLQRLLDDKAFKARLRQFKNDIETSHNDVEITQTLNSLLLLAHHEANAR comes from the coding sequence ATGGCGGGCTTTTTCGGGACGCTTCCCCAGGATAACGCAGCGGCGGTACTGGACACAAGTCGTGTCCAGCCGACGGAAAAGCCCGTAGTGCTTATCTTACCCGCCTCCATTCGTAGCCATGTCCTGCCGTCGCTATTTCTGGCCGATCAGCTGGCACAACAGTATGACGTGGTTTATGCCGTTACCAACGATATAATCGCCGACATCGTCACGCAAAATGGCTACCGGGTCGTGCGGAACTCCGAATGGCGGGTAGGCTACCATCAGGAAAGCGGCTTTCTGGCAAGCCGGAAACAGAAACTCACTTATCGCCGTCTGCTGAAAGCCTACCGCAGCAGTGAGGTGTATGCGTTCCGGCAACGGGAGTTATACGCCCTGATCGACCAGCTAAAGCCCGTTTCTGTTCTTATTGACTTGTTTACGTGTACCGACTTTTGGGTCATGCACCCTCGCCGGGCTGAATTTTCGTTGTTGTTCTTTAACCCTATGCCCTCTACATATCGGGTAGCCGGGTTTCCGGCAGTCTCGGAAGGCATTTGGCCGACTTCGCCGGTTTGGACACCACCCAAAACGTCCTGTCATAAAACCTTAGCGGATTGGCTGCGGCACCCTAAAGCGGCTCTGCTACGGCATACGGTAGTAAGGCAACAGAAACACCTTCAGCAACTTGCCCAAAGCCTTCCCGATTTTCCAGTAGCTCCTGATGGCACCGTCACGCTGCTGCTTGCCAACGTGCCGGAAATTTTGCTGGCACCAATAGCATTTGAATTTTCGCCACAAATCCGTAAGCCGAATCAGCACTACCTGGGGTTGTGTATGCGTGAACATCGGCAGGATACCGAACTCGATCCGGCCTTTGCCGCCGCATGGCCGCAAATCAAAAGCGGCCTAAGCAAAGGACAACGGCTGATTTATTGCAGTTTTGGCACGTTTTATCAAGGTCCCGACCGCACGCTGCTGACCTTTATCGAAAGCCTGCTGGAGGTGGTCAGTAGCCTTGAAAACGTTCAGTTGGTTTGTTCCGTCAATCACCTGGTCATCCAGACCGTCCGGGCGTGGCACCGGCAACCCGGTAATGTCTGGTTTTTCAGCCGGGTGCCGCAGTTGCAGGTATTACAGCAGGCCGATATCTTCATTACCCACGGCGGCTTTGGCTCTATTAAAGAAAGCATTTACTACGAAGTGCCGATGCTGGTTTACCCCCTCGACCCGCATTACGACCAACCCGGCAACGCCCTGAAAGTAGCGCATCATGGCCTGGGATTGCGGGGCGTTTTTCATACCGAAGGCACCATTCAATTACGCGACAAATTACAACGCCTGTTGGATGATAAAGCCTTCAAGGCGCGGTTACGACAGTTCAAAAATGACATCGAAACCTCCCATAACGACGTTGAAATAACCCAGACCCTAAACTCACTCTTACTCCTTGCCCATCATGAAGCTAACGCCCGCTGA